Proteins found in one Paenibacillus sp. FSL R10-2782 genomic segment:
- a CDS encoding molecular chaperone, with product MNGSYTYRLLDPLTDRKGIRFTAKYTRAELEQMTTFQLRGICDKERLVEGFANRLAREELIRVILRFRSAEEHLLITRPNPGGFERIESALRRNWNDRRQESGGIRVPAKITLYQGVRTGRMDNYRIESDLPWLNASNVLLVNAVGELCGVLNLVKDEGRTGVYYLSRHLDAELRETANHNYSLLFLRRQESEYFYNLYYGDKPMLPLKLQGQRIPVAELIIRGTETTDAVLAVDFGTSNTTAGAYLDSSYVTAPDAGMSSTVRLNAINYVSFPGPEGAEGDWIEVLPTAIRVADCSNPEHIVYVFGEEALRGTDVAGSRATVLRGIKRWVNDYKRTEELMDSEGNTATASRSEILAAFIRYVIATAEQQFKCRFRNLHFSAPVKLQPQFIEMFSDILPDYRIEAEDALDEGLAVLYNTLADQMERGTFADGEEYQALVIDCGGGTTDLSSCRFRIEDGRIAYKLDIHTTYENGDTNFGGNNLTYRIMQFMKIVFAGYYAAETRLPDTDIDALIGIPSGDLYRHVDEFGVDAVYAGLEERYREAEAILPTAFKQYEHATRDEYQRVLSNFHLLWSAAENMKKEFFLRTGILRSRFESEQVFSSESDLNIAVMDRWLVSVIENGRFRDEYGLPDVVFNIREIQQLLKADIYNIVRKFLDDFYQEGRLQDYSIIKLTGQSCRIDVFREALKEFVPGRSIEFRQKAEDLSRVPELKMACLRGAIRYLNAKKMGTIEPVITNHIPAIPYTVSAWTHTGREKELIASLESNRVRGSISRPSHAAEVEFFLTANGGKLRQRHVYRSRPEAFEPMPYEEIAVLYGRDIPQDDTDSIRNGETKYFVFAGDSRWGFYVVPITRRDELLHLGPKRFFAFENDLSELDFFDGTK from the coding sequence CGAGGGCTTTGCTAATCGTCTGGCACGTGAGGAGTTGATTCGCGTCATTTTGCGGTTTCGGAGTGCAGAGGAGCATCTGCTCATTACCCGGCCCAACCCCGGCGGCTTCGAGCGCATCGAATCGGCATTGCGGCGAAATTGGAATGACCGTCGGCAGGAGAGCGGCGGTATCCGGGTTCCCGCCAAAATCACGCTGTATCAGGGTGTGCGGACAGGTCGTATGGACAATTATCGGATTGAATCCGACCTGCCTTGGCTGAACGCGTCTAATGTGCTTCTAGTGAATGCGGTAGGCGAACTATGCGGTGTTTTGAATTTGGTGAAGGACGAGGGACGGACAGGCGTATATTACCTTTCCCGCCATCTCGACGCTGAACTGCGGGAGACGGCCAACCATAATTACAGTCTGCTGTTTTTGCGAAGACAGGAATCGGAATATTTTTATAACCTCTACTATGGAGATAAGCCGATGCTGCCATTGAAGCTTCAAGGTCAACGTATTCCGGTGGCTGAGCTGATCATTCGCGGTACTGAAACGACAGATGCAGTATTGGCGGTTGATTTTGGCACCTCGAACACCACGGCAGGCGCATATCTGGATAGTTCCTATGTTACTGCCCCGGATGCGGGCATGAGCAGCACGGTACGGCTGAACGCGATCAACTATGTGTCCTTCCCCGGCCCGGAGGGAGCAGAGGGGGATTGGATCGAAGTGCTGCCGACCGCCATTCGTGTCGCGGACTGCTCTAACCCGGAGCATATTGTATACGTATTCGGAGAGGAAGCACTGCGTGGAACGGATGTAGCGGGCAGCCGGGCGACGGTACTGCGGGGCATCAAGCGCTGGGTAAATGACTATAAGCGAACTGAGGAATTAATGGATTCCGAGGGAAATACGGCGACCGCTTCCCGCAGCGAAATTTTAGCGGCTTTTATCCGCTATGTGATTGCGACAGCCGAGCAGCAATTTAAGTGCCGGTTTCGTAACCTGCATTTTTCGGCACCCGTCAAGCTACAGCCGCAGTTTATCGAGATGTTTAGCGATATTTTACCGGATTACCGGATTGAAGCAGAGGATGCGCTGGATGAAGGGCTGGCTGTGCTATACAATACACTGGCAGACCAGATGGAACGAGGAACGTTTGCGGACGGAGAGGAATATCAGGCCCTTGTCATTGATTGCGGTGGAGGTACAACGGATTTATCATCCTGCCGATTCCGCATTGAGGATGGACGCATTGCCTATAAGCTGGATATTCACACCACGTATGAAAATGGGGATACCAATTTTGGTGGAAACAATCTGACGTATCGGATTATGCAGTTCATGAAAATTGTGTTTGCAGGCTATTATGCTGCGGAAACGCGGTTGCCTGACACCGATATTGATGCCTTGATTGGCATTCCTTCCGGGGATTTGTACCGCCATGTGGATGAGTTTGGCGTAGATGCCGTGTATGCGGGACTGGAGGAACGTTATCGAGAGGCAGAGGCCATCCTGCCTACGGCATTCAAGCAGTACGAGCATGCCACACGGGATGAATATCAGCGGGTGCTAAGCAATTTTCATCTGCTGTGGAGCGCGGCGGAAAATATGAAAAAGGAATTTTTCTTACGCACAGGCATCCTGCGCAGCCGCTTTGAATCCGAGCAGGTATTTTCATCTGAAAGTGATCTGAACATTGCCGTGATGGATCGTTGGCTGGTTTCAGTCATCGAAAATGGACGTTTTCGTGATGAATATGGATTGCCTGATGTAGTGTTCAATATCCGTGAAATACAGCAGCTTCTCAAGGCAGATATCTATAATATTGTGCGCAAGTTTCTGGATGATTTTTATCAGGAGGGGCGCTTGCAGGATTATTCGATTATCAAGCTGACTGGGCAGTCCTGCCGAATTGATGTGTTTCGTGAGGCGCTCAAGGAATTTGTGCCGGGGCGCAGTATTGAGTTCCGTCAGAAGGCGGAGGACCTGAGTCGGGTGCCTGAGCTGAAAATGGCCTGTCTGCGCGGCGCTATCCGTTATCTGAACGCCAAAAAAATGGGCACGATTGAGCCTGTCATTACCAATCATATTCCAGCCATTCCGTATACCGTCAGCGCATGGACGCATACGGGGCGCGAGAAGGAGCTGATTGCGAGCTTGGAAAGCAACCGCGTGCGAGGCTCTATTTCCAGGCCGTCCCATGCCGCTGAGGTAGAATTTTTTCTGACGGCGAATGGTGGCAAGCTGCGTCAGCGCCATGTGTACCGCAGTCGGCCAGAAGCCTTTGAGCCGATGCCGTATGAGGAAATTGCCGTGCTGTACGGCCGGGATATTCCGCAGGATGATACCGACTCTATTCGCAACGGCGAGACGAAATATTTTGTTTTTGCAGGTGACAGCCGTTGGGGCTTTTACGTG